The following coding sequences lie in one Arachis hypogaea cultivar Tifrunner chromosome 9, arahy.Tifrunner.gnm2.J5K5, whole genome shotgun sequence genomic window:
- the LOC112710385 gene encoding geranylgeranyl transferase type-2 subunit alpha 1 isoform X2, producing the protein MKNSGWKWVLSKGHSSIDKELRLLDAFQKADPRNFHAWNYRRFVAALMKRPDEDELKYTEEVIGANFSNYSAWHNRSILLSNLLKRKAEGYFPKENVLEGEFELVHNAIFTDPDDQSGWFYHLWLIDQTVKIDAPLLVSSWPSHGFNITLQGNKCLHGSGLSVINSTLPNTGTLPIILYFNQAVEGVNSSTVNVKSELLSGNLVWKPLSTNNSNNAQVWVAYLDIRNLEVQLSKTYVVEISLGHSKGIVSSSGYDYGHPSRVTFELCIQTAYTEPVEQQEGKSNSWKDDDFQKFDHLQESEPICSADQVTSEIDHIPTTSGRCEEAVVNEINQFRDLLSEIDCKIGKLTLARLLTAVDSLPSSRANNMVNTEEILQLYDDLMRLDPTHYLYYKDEHSLVLLRQITSSRDSLLPYCHYKKNAIEAFAGYVCLRLQNLSLSRMGSIENLLWVQTLDLSHNQLRSIEGLEAMQLLSCLNLSHNKLGSFTALGPLRLLKSLKVLNISYNEIGSHSIDTRRYLCSSPLSHTEEFAWDQFEIFAGSIGISAATFWEPFLIFQSLNLTELDIKGNPVADENFRSFLVKVLPTLKWLDEEDLS; encoded by the exons ATGAAGAACTCAGGGTG GAAATGGGTATTGAGCAAGGGTCACTCCTCCATTGACAAAGAGTTGCGGCTTCTTGATGCTTTTCAGAAGGCCGATCCTCGAAATTTCCATGCTTGGAACTACCGAAG GTTTGTTGCTGCGCTGATGAAAAGGCCAGATGAGGATGAGTTGAAGTACACGGAGGAAGTGATAGGTGCTAATTTTAGCAATTACTCTGCGTGGCATAATCGTAG CATCCTTTTGTCTAATTTGCTAAAGAGAAAGGCTGAAGGGTATTTCCCTAAAGAGAACGTTTTGGAAGGGGAATTTGAACTTGTCCACAATGCTATTTTTACTGATCCAGATGATCAAAGTGGCTGGTTTTATCATCTTTGGCTTATTGATCAAACAGTGAAAATTGATGCTCCTCTACTTGTTTCATCTTGGCCTTCCCATGGATTTAATATAACTCTACAGGGAAACAAATGTCTTCATGGTTCTGGTTTATCTGTGATAAATTCTACACTACCAAACACAGGGACACTCCCAATTATTCTTTATTTCAATCAAGCTGTTGAAGGTGTCAATTCATCCACAGTAAATGTCAAATCCGAACTTTTAAGTGGGAATCTTGTTTGGAAACCGCTTTCAACAAACAACTCAAATAATGCTCAAGTTTGGGTCGCATATCTGgacattagaaatttggaggtccAACTTTCTAAAACTTATGTTGTAGAGATCAGCCTTGGTCATTCCAAGGGTATTGTATCTTCAAGTGGATATGATTATGGCCACCCTTCTCGTGTGACATTTGAACTCTGTATACAGACTGCCTATACAGAGCCTGTTGAGCAACAGGAGGGAAAAAGTAATTCATGGAAGGATGACGATTTTCAAAAGTTTGATCATCTTCAGGAATCGGAGCCCATTTGTTCTGCTGATCAAGTAACTAGTGAGATTGACCATATTCCTACAACTTCCGGTCGATGTGAGGAGGCAGTTGTTAATGAAATTAATCAATTTCGGGATTTGTTGTCAGAGATTGACTG TAAAATTGGAAAGCTTACACTTGCTAGACTGTTGACTGCTGTTGATTCCTTACCATCTTCACGTGCTAATAATATGGTTAATACTGAAGAAATTCTTCAACTTTATGACGATTTGATGAGGTTGGATCCAACACATTATCTTTATTACAAGGATGAGCATAGTCTAGTGCTACTTCGTCAG ATAACTTCATCTAGGGATTCTTTACTACCATActgccactacaagaaaaatgctatAGAGGCATTTGCTGGCTATGTCTGTCTCCGACTGCAAAATCTTTCATTGTCACGAATGGGGTCAATTGAGAATTTATTATGGGTTCAGACTTTAGACCTTAGCCACAATCAACTTCGGTCAATTGAAG GATTGGAGGCAATGCAACTTCTATCTTGTTTGAATCTGAGTCACAATAAATTGGGTAGTTTTACTGCTTTGGGGCCTCTCAGATTGCTTAAGTCACTTAAAGTGCTAAATATCTCATACAATGAGATTGGATCACACTCTATTGACACAAGAAGGTACCTGTGTTCTTCTCCTTTGTCTCACACTGAAGAATTTGCATGGGACCAGTTTGAAATCTTTGCAGGCAGCATCGGCATTAGTGCAGCAACATTTTGGGAGCCTTTCTTGATATTTCAGAGTTTGAACTTGACAGAATTAGACATAAAAGGAAATCCGGTTGCTGATGAGAACTTCAGGTCATTTCTTGTCAAAGTCTTGCCTACACTCAAGTGGCTTGATGAAGAGGACTTATCTTGA
- the LOC112710385 gene encoding geranylgeranyl transferase type-2 subunit alpha 1 isoform X1, translated as MHGRPRNALKEEDTAALSAKAEKLRSLQSHFLANHHNRIYTKEALEGNAKLLENNPEWHTAWNYRKLAVESFLSDSHSDPETVKSILDEELRVVENALRKNFKSYGAWYHRKWVLSKGHSSIDKELRLLDAFQKADPRNFHAWNYRRFVAALMKRPDEDELKYTEEVIGANFSNYSAWHNRSILLSNLLKRKAEGYFPKENVLEGEFELVHNAIFTDPDDQSGWFYHLWLIDQTVKIDAPLLVSSWPSHGFNITLQGNKCLHGSGLSVINSTLPNTGTLPIILYFNQAVEGVNSSTVNVKSELLSGNLVWKPLSTNNSNNAQVWVAYLDIRNLEVQLSKTYVVEISLGHSKGIVSSSGYDYGHPSRVTFELCIQTAYTEPVEQQEGKSNSWKDDDFQKFDHLQESEPICSADQVTSEIDHIPTTSGRCEEAVVNEINQFRDLLSEIDCKIGKLTLARLLTAVDSLPSSRANNMVNTEEILQLYDDLMRLDPTHYLYYKDEHSLVLLRQITSSRDSLLPYCHYKKNAIEAFAGYVCLRLQNLSLSRMGSIENLLWVQTLDLSHNQLRSIEGLEAMQLLSCLNLSHNKLGSFTALGPLRLLKSLKVLNISYNEIGSHSIDTRRYLCSSPLSHTEEFAWDQFEIFAGSIGISAATFWEPFLIFQSLNLTELDIKGNPVADENFRSFLVKVLPTLKWLDEEDLS; from the exons ATGCACGGTCGTCCTCGGAATGCTTTGAAGGAAGAAGACACAGCAGCTCTATCAGCCAAAGCAGAAAAACTCCGTTCGCTTCAGTCGCACTTCCTTGCCAATCACCACAACCGCAT ATACACAAAGGAAGCTCTAGAGGGAAATGCGAAGTTACTAGAGAACAATCCAGAATGGCACACAGCTTGGAATTACAGAAAGCTCGCAGTTGAAAGCTTCCTCTCTGATTCACACTCTGATCCTGAAACTGTTAAATCCATACTCGATGAAGAACTCAGGGTG gTTGAGAATGCACTGAGGAAAAATTTCAAGTCGTACGGTGCGTGGTATCACAGGAAATGGGTATTGAGCAAGGGTCACTCCTCCATTGACAAAGAGTTGCGGCTTCTTGATGCTTTTCAGAAGGCCGATCCTCGAAATTTCCATGCTTGGAACTACCGAAG GTTTGTTGCTGCGCTGATGAAAAGGCCAGATGAGGATGAGTTGAAGTACACGGAGGAAGTGATAGGTGCTAATTTTAGCAATTACTCTGCGTGGCATAATCGTAG CATCCTTTTGTCTAATTTGCTAAAGAGAAAGGCTGAAGGGTATTTCCCTAAAGAGAACGTTTTGGAAGGGGAATTTGAACTTGTCCACAATGCTATTTTTACTGATCCAGATGATCAAAGTGGCTGGTTTTATCATCTTTGGCTTATTGATCAAACAGTGAAAATTGATGCTCCTCTACTTGTTTCATCTTGGCCTTCCCATGGATTTAATATAACTCTACAGGGAAACAAATGTCTTCATGGTTCTGGTTTATCTGTGATAAATTCTACACTACCAAACACAGGGACACTCCCAATTATTCTTTATTTCAATCAAGCTGTTGAAGGTGTCAATTCATCCACAGTAAATGTCAAATCCGAACTTTTAAGTGGGAATCTTGTTTGGAAACCGCTTTCAACAAACAACTCAAATAATGCTCAAGTTTGGGTCGCATATCTGgacattagaaatttggaggtccAACTTTCTAAAACTTATGTTGTAGAGATCAGCCTTGGTCATTCCAAGGGTATTGTATCTTCAAGTGGATATGATTATGGCCACCCTTCTCGTGTGACATTTGAACTCTGTATACAGACTGCCTATACAGAGCCTGTTGAGCAACAGGAGGGAAAAAGTAATTCATGGAAGGATGACGATTTTCAAAAGTTTGATCATCTTCAGGAATCGGAGCCCATTTGTTCTGCTGATCAAGTAACTAGTGAGATTGACCATATTCCTACAACTTCCGGTCGATGTGAGGAGGCAGTTGTTAATGAAATTAATCAATTTCGGGATTTGTTGTCAGAGATTGACTG TAAAATTGGAAAGCTTACACTTGCTAGACTGTTGACTGCTGTTGATTCCTTACCATCTTCACGTGCTAATAATATGGTTAATACTGAAGAAATTCTTCAACTTTATGACGATTTGATGAGGTTGGATCCAACACATTATCTTTATTACAAGGATGAGCATAGTCTAGTGCTACTTCGTCAG ATAACTTCATCTAGGGATTCTTTACTACCATActgccactacaagaaaaatgctatAGAGGCATTTGCTGGCTATGTCTGTCTCCGACTGCAAAATCTTTCATTGTCACGAATGGGGTCAATTGAGAATTTATTATGGGTTCAGACTTTAGACCTTAGCCACAATCAACTTCGGTCAATTGAAG GATTGGAGGCAATGCAACTTCTATCTTGTTTGAATCTGAGTCACAATAAATTGGGTAGTTTTACTGCTTTGGGGCCTCTCAGATTGCTTAAGTCACTTAAAGTGCTAAATATCTCATACAATGAGATTGGATCACACTCTATTGACACAAGAAGGTACCTGTGTTCTTCTCCTTTGTCTCACACTGAAGAATTTGCATGGGACCAGTTTGAAATCTTTGCAGGCAGCATCGGCATTAGTGCAGCAACATTTTGGGAGCCTTTCTTGATATTTCAGAGTTTGAACTTGACAGAATTAGACATAAAAGGAAATCCGGTTGCTGATGAGAACTTCAGGTCATTTCTTGTCAAAGTCTTGCCTACACTCAAGTGGCTTGATGAAGAGGACTTATCTTGA
- the LOC112710386 gene encoding uncharacterized protein — MKASLKFREEQKPLLRAKVPLNILGMPFQSGIVAGDSKELTLNLGTFFDSGPSIRLSYRPNDSLNPFSLVVKTGTGPFGSPLSSSMLMSCEFNLLPNRLTGNRNNVNSPLFMLHFKPRFGDFSFKKSQSSIFDKKGFAGGVVVGGGGAGSDDDGSIEVVDSPAKVAAEIGGFGGYGGGKVPILGGGSQAAGAIAGMFSGMEVSARTTLPVRGRAALKFRWGVRVPAEMKVGEGKTTSGFAFRNVPFLVMDKIGIEHIVDGGGGRGGNLRDVKGKGNGELSFPTSGDVAEACLTVKRQLEVLQAENGLLRNAVEDLRREIAGTGGGGFEFGRNGMKGKNTDPRKSEKKSSDFNGFPGKSNEADASAELKKAFIGATSP, encoded by the coding sequence ATGAAGGCTTCGCTGAAATTCCGCGAAGAACAGAAGCCCTTATTAAGGGCCAAAGTGCCACTAAATATCTTAGGTATGCCCTTCCAATCTGGGATCGTAGCCGGCGACTCCAAAGAACTAACCCTAAACCTCGGAACCTTCTTCGACTCTGGCCCTTCCATTAGGCTCTCCTACAGACCCAACGATTCTCTTAACCCTTTCTCTCTCGTTGTCAAGACTGGAACCGGACCCTTCGGTTCCCCGTTGTCCAGCTCAATGCTCATGAGCTGCGAGTTCAACTTGCTACCTAATCGCCTTACCGGCAACCGGAACAACGTAAATAGCCCTCTTTTCATGCTTCATTTCAAACCTCGATTTGGGGATTTCTCGTTCAAGAAATCGCAGTCCTCGATTTTCGATAAGAAAGGTTTTGCCGGCGGTGTTGTTGTTGGTGGCGGCGGTGCTGGCTCTGACGACGACGGTTCGATTGAGGTTGTGGATTCGCCGGCGAAGGTGGCGGCAGAGATTGGGGGTTTTGGGGGATACGGCGGCGGCAAGGTTCCGATCTTGGGAGGGGGATCTCAGGCAGCCGGAGCGATTGCGGGGATGTTCTCCGGCATGGAGGTGTCGGCGAGGACGACCCTGCCGGTGAGGGGGCGTGCAGCATTGAAGTTTCGGTGGGGAGTTAGGGTTCCTGCGGAGATGAAGGTAGGTGAGGGAAAAACGACAAGTGGATTTGCGTTTCGGAATGTGCCGTTTTTGGTGATGGATAAGATTGGAATTGAGCATATTGTTGACGGTGGTGGTGGCCGCGGTGGCAATTTGAGGGATGTAAAGGGGAAGGGGAACGGTGAATTGAGTTTTCCGACGAGTGGGGATGTGGCGGAGGCGTGTTTGACGGTGAAGAGGCAGCTGGAGGTTCTTCAAGCTGAGAACGGGTTGCTGAGGAACGCTGTGGAGGATCTCCGGCGAGAAATTGCAGGCACTGGAGGAGGAGGTTTTGAATTTGGAAGGAATGGAATGAAAGGGAAGAATACTGATCCCAGAAAGAGTGAGAAGAAATCTTCTGATTTCAATGGTTTTCCTGGAAAATCAAATGAAGCTGATGCCAGTGCAGAATTGAAGAAGGCGTTTATTGGAGCCACTTcaccttaa